One Brassica napus cultivar Da-Ae chromosome A5, Da-Ae, whole genome shotgun sequence DNA window includes the following coding sequences:
- the LOC111215634 gene encoding putative DNA-binding protein At1g48610 isoform X2, with protein MAKTARTPSASLGTGPEAPRSDAAGSPAATDSQKRGRGRPPKSKSDSQDGAVSAAQPARKPSGRPKRNLATAAVATAPAAAGRPRRSNTVRATEPQVAGSRKRGRPKKDDVAAPAKKQRGRKPKSEPVAKKTVGRPKNGASDPRELKKKAALLQKKVKQAADKLKIAVSAIEEVQEIAAGM; from the exons ATGGCGAAAACAGCTAGAACTCCTTCCGCGTCTCTCGGAACTGGTCCCGAAGCTCCAAGATCCGATGCCGCCGGCTCACCCGCTGCTACTGATTCTCAGAAACGCGGCCGTGGACGACCGCCGAAGTCCAAATCCGACTCTCAGGACGGTGCCGTTTCAGCAGCTCAGCCGGCTAGGAAACCAAGCGGTCGCCCGAAAAGAAACCTAGCTACAGCAGCTGTTGCGACTGCGCCTGCGGCAGCAGGTAGGCCCAGGAGGTCCAACACTGTCCGTGCGACGGAGCCTCAGGTCGCTGGATCTAGGAAGCGTGGGAGGCCAAAGAAAGATGATGTGGCAGCTCCAGCTAAGAAACAACGTGGACGGAAACCTAAATCTGAACCTGTTGCTAAGAAGACTGTGGGCAGGCCAAAGAAT GGAGCATCAGACCCAAGAGAGCTCAAGAAGAAAGCCGCACTCTTA CAAAAGAAAGTGAAGCAGGCTGCAGATAAGCTGAAGATAGCAGTTTCAGCAATCGAGGAGGTCCAAGAGATAGCTGCAGGAATGTAG
- the LOC111215634 gene encoding putative DNA-binding protein At1g48610 isoform X1, with protein MAKTARTPSASLGTGPEAPRSDAAGSPAATDSQKRGRGRPPKSKSDSQDGAVSAAQPARKPSGRPKRNLATAAVATAPAAAGRPRRSNTVRATEPQVAGSRKRGRPKKDDVAAPAKKQRGRKPKSEPVAKKTVGRPKNATEGATGQGASDPRELKKKAALLQKKVKQAADKLKIAVSAIEEVQEIAAGM; from the exons ATGGCGAAAACAGCTAGAACTCCTTCCGCGTCTCTCGGAACTGGTCCCGAAGCTCCAAGATCCGATGCCGCCGGCTCACCCGCTGCTACTGATTCTCAGAAACGCGGCCGTGGACGACCGCCGAAGTCCAAATCCGACTCTCAGGACGGTGCCGTTTCAGCAGCTCAGCCGGCTAGGAAACCAAGCGGTCGCCCGAAAAGAAACCTAGCTACAGCAGCTGTTGCGACTGCGCCTGCGGCAGCAGGTAGGCCCAGGAGGTCCAACACTGTCCGTGCGACGGAGCCTCAGGTCGCTGGATCTAGGAAGCGTGGGAGGCCAAAGAAAGATGATGTGGCAGCTCCAGCTAAGAAACAACGTGGACGGAAACCTAAATCTGAACCTGTTGCTAAGAAGACTGTGGGCAGGCCAAAGAAT GCAACAGAAGGTGCTACTGGGCAGGGAGCATCAGACCCAAGAGAGCTCAAGAAGAAAGCCGCACTCTTA CAAAAGAAAGTGAAGCAGGCTGCAGATAAGCTGAAGATAGCAGTTTCAGCAATCGAGGAGGTCCAAGAGATAGCTGCAGGAATGTAG
- the LOC111215894 gene encoding COPII coat assembly protein SEC16-like yields MDPSLPPPPFTAFPPFTNSNSNPFPPPQHPFSSAVAQPNNNQFFQPSPPVPSHPSVNHPHYSEMICSAISALNEPDGSSKQAISRYIERFYTGIPPAHGSLLTHHLRTLKNSGVLVMVKKSYKLAAAALEPPRSDVNETQQLPDPAATSAPQTQTQTQKRGRGRPPKAKPTLEQNQLVVSEQMQAQPPPVKRPPGRPRKDGALPTVKASVSGGEEIAKRRGRPPSGRAAGRERKPAVVPAPVSVFPYVANGGVRRRGRPKRLDAGASSVAPPPKAEGGGEQVAKRGRGRPPKIGGVIRKAMKPKRGYFRTGRPVGRPRKNAASKGASGQQDISFGELKKKFELFQEKAKEIVNVLKAEVGGSDNQAVVQAIHDLEELTVTKRETTEEPRHMEDVQPDELYFENEPQPDGHGHGQVQTETEAMQEALF; encoded by the exons aTGGATCCTTCTCTGCCTCCTCCTCCGTTCACTGCTTTTCCTCCCTTCACCAACTCCAACTCGAACCCTTTCCCCCCTCCCCAACACCCCTTCTCCTCGGCCGTCGCGCAGCCTAACAACAACCAGTTCTTTCAACCATCGCCGCCAGTTCCTTCTCATCCATCCGTTAACCACCCTCATTACTCCGAA ATGATTTGCAGTGCGATCTCTGCTTTGAACGAACCAGACGGGTCAAGCAAGCAAGCGATTTCGAGGTACATCGAGAGATTCTACACGGGGATACCTCCTGCTCATGGCTCTTTGCTGACTCACCATCTCAGGACTCTCAAGAACAGTGGTGTTCTCGTCATGGTGAAGAAATCTTACAAACTCGCAGCTGCTGCTCTTGAACCTCCCAGATCTGATGTCAACGAGACCCAACAGTTACCTGATCCGGCCGCGACTTCTGCTCcccaaactcaaactcaaactcagAAGCGTGGTCGTGGTCGACCTCCAAAGGCAAAACCCACCTTGGAACAGAACCAGTTAGTTGTTTCTGAGCAGATGCAGGCTCAGCCGCCGCCAGTTAAGAGACCACCAGGTCGTCCTAGGAAAGATGGAGCTTTGCCGACAGTGAAGGCTTCCGTTTCCGGCGGTGAGGAAATTGCGAAGCGAAGAGGTCGGCCACCAAGTGGAAGAGCGGCGGGGAGGGAGAGAAAGCCAGCGGTGGTGCCGGCTCCGGTTTCGGTGTTTCCTTACGTTGCTAACGGTGGTGTTAGACGCAGAGGGAGACCGAAGAGACTTGACGCAGGTGCTTCTTCTGTTGCACCACCACCTAAGGCAGAGGGTGGGGGAGAGCAGGTTGCCAAGAGAGGACGAGGACGGCCTCCTAAGATCGGAGGTGTGATCAGGAAGGCGATGAAGCCAAAGAGAGGCTATTTTCGTACTGGAAGACCCGTAGGAAGACCCAGAAAG AATGCTGCTTCAAAGGGTGCTTCCGGACAACAAGATATTAGCTTTGGTGAACTCAAGAAGAAGTTTGAATTGTTT CAAGAGAAAGCTAAGGAAATTGTTAATGTGTTGAAAGCTGAGGTCGGAGGAAGTGATAATCAAGCTGTGGTTCAAGCTATACATGACTTGGAAGAGCTAACGGTAACAAAAAGGGAGACAACAGAGGAGCCACGCCACATGGAAGACGTGCAGCCAGATGAACTATACTTTGAAAATGAACCCCAGCCCGACGGACATGGACATGGGCAGGTGCAGACAGAAACAGAGGCTATGCAAGAAGCTCTGTTCTGA
- the LOC125609223 gene encoding receptor for activated C kinase 1B gives MADGLVLKGTMCAHTDMVTAIATPVDNSDMIVTSSRDKSIILWKLNKDEKSYGVAQRRLTGHSHFAEDVVLSSDGQFALSGSWDGELRLWDLATGASTRRFVGHTKDVLSVAFSTDNRQIVSASRDGTIKLWNTLGECKYTISDQGEGHKQWVSCVRFSPNTLVPTIVSASWDHTVKVWNLANCKLRNTLAGHSGYLNTVAVSPDGSLCASGGKDGAILLWDLAEGKKLYSLEAGSIIHSLCFSPNRYWLCAATENSIRIWDLESKSVVEDLKVDLKAEAEKSDVSAGTGNKTKVIYCTSLNWSADGNTLFSGYTDGVIRVWGIGRY, from the exons atggcTGACGGACTCGTCTTGAAAGGCACCATGTGCGCCCACACCGATATGGTCACCGCTATCGCCACCCCCGTTGACAACTCAGACATGATCGTCACTTCTTCCCGCGACAAGTCGATCATCCTCTGGAAACTCAACAAGGACGAGAAATCCTACGGTGTTGCTCAGCGCCGCCTCACCGGTCACTCTCACTTCGCGGAGGACGTTGTTCTCTCCTCTGACGGACAATTCGCTCTCTCCGGCAGCTGGGATGGTGAGCTTCGTCTCTGGGATCTTGCCACCGGAGCGTCCACGCGTCGTTTCGTGGGACACACGAAAGACGTTCTATCTGTTGCTTTCTCCACTGATAACCGTCAGATCGTGTCGGCTTCCCGTGACGGGACGATCAAGCTGTGGAACACGCTTGGTGAGTGCAAGTACACGATCTCCGACCAAGGTGAGGGACACAAGCAATGGGTTAGTTGTGTTAGGTTTAGTCCTAACACGCTTGTGCCTACCATTGTATCTGCTTCTTGGGATCACACCGTGAAGGTCTGGAATCTCGCGAACTGTAAGCTTAGGAACACCCTCGCTGGCCATTCTGGTTATTTGAACACTGTGGCTGTGTCGCCTGATGGTTCGTTGTGTGCTAGTGGCGGGAAAGATGGTGCGATCTTGCTTTGGGATTTGGCTGAAGGGAAGAAGCTTTACTCTCTTGAGGCTGGCTCGATTATCCACTCTCTTTGCTTCAGTCCCAATAGGTACTGGTTGTGTGCGGCGACAGAGAATAGTATTAGGATATGGGATCTTGAGAGCAAGAGTGTTGTTGAAGATTTGAAGGTTGATCTTAAGGCTGAGGCTGAGAAGTCTGATGTTTCTGCTGGAACCGGAAACAAGACAAAG GTGATCTACTGCACAAGCTTGAACTGGAGTGCAGATGGAAACACATTGTTCAGTGGTTACACAGATGGAGTCATCAGGGTTTGGGGTATTGGTCGTTATTAG